TTTTCTCTCCCATGAGCACCTCCCGGCGCCGCAGCGCCCATTTGACGAAAGCGTTTTTTTTTACTCAGACGGCCATCGTTTGACAAGCTCCTGCAAATACAGTTTCAGGTCATTTTGCAGCTCCGGGCGCTCCAACGCAAATTCGATCGTCGCCTCGATAAAACCGAGTTTATCCCCTACGTCGTAACGCTTGCCCTCGAGCATATAAGCAACCATCTGCTGCCTGCCGTTCAAAATGCGGAGCGCGTCGGTAAGCTGGATTTCCCCGCCCCGTCCGGGCGCGCATTTTTCCAAAATATCGAAGATGTCCGGAGTGATGACGTACCGCCCGATGACGGCCAGGTTGGACGGTGCGGCGGCACGGTCCGGCTTTTCGATCAGATCCTGAATGTACGGATACGGTTCCTTACGTACTGCCGGCGAAACGATACCGTATTTGTGCACCTCGTCCCACGGCACCTCCTGGACAGCGATGACGGACGTGCCCGTAGCCTCGTGAATATCGATCATTCGCTTCAATGCAGGCGGGTCCGACACCATAATATCGTCGCCGAGCAGAACGGCAAAAGGCTCGTCACCGATGAATTTGCGGGCTGTCAGCACCGCATGGCCGAGGCCGAGCGGCTGCTTTTGCCGAATGTAATGGACATCGGCCAAATTGGATACTTCCTGCACGATGCGCAGAAGCTCTTCATTCCCTTTTTCCTCCAAATTCGCCTCGAGCTCGACCGATTTGTCAAAATGATCTTCGATCGCCCGCTTGTTGCGTCCCGTCACAATCATGATATCTTCGATGCCGGAAGCGATCGCTTCCTCCACGATATATTGAATGGCCGGCTTATCGACGATCGGCAGCATTTCCTTGGGCTGAGCTTTCGTGGCCGGAAGAAAGCGGGTGCCGAGGCCGGCGGCAGGAATAATGGCTTTAGTTATTTTCACGGATGTTTTCCCCTTTGCTTTGGAATCGGAATGTGTAAACCCGAAGGCGTTGGAAATCTGCTTTTTTGCAAGAAAGCTACGCATAGGCACAATGTATCCTAAATAGAAAATGCTTCGCCTCAGAAGCTTTTTCTTCGTAACTTTTCCAGCACTTGGGCGGAAATTTTCCGGGCGCCGATCGGTGCGTGGAACATTTCACCGCTGCGCTCGCCATGGAAATCCGAACCGGCCGTGGCGATGAGCTGCAGCTGCTTCGCCAATTCGGCATAGTGAGCTTCCTGCTCGGGGATATGGTCGCTGTGGTAAACTTCAAGCCCTTTCAGGCCGCCGCGGGCTAGCTCCGGAATAAGCTCATCGGCATCATATAAGCCCGGGTGCGCCAAAACCGGCGTTCCCCCGGCCTCCAATATCCACTCTACCGCCGTCCGCGGATGAATGCGCGGCGGATTGACATAGGCAGTCCCGCCTTTCCCCAAATATTTTTCGAATGCTTCACTGATCGTGCGAACATACCCTTTAGCGACCATGACGGCTGCGATGTGAGGCCTGCCGATCGTTTCGCCGTCTTTGTCCGAGAGCCCGCGCCCAGCCTCGATTTCTTCCATCGTCACGGGCAGCCCGAGCTCCGCCAGACGCCGCAGCAGCATTTCGTTGCGGTTCTCACGCACGCTTCGCAGCTCGGCGAGACGGGCAAGCAGCTTCGGATCGGTGTGGTCGATAAAGAGACCGAGAACGTGAATGTCCTGGCCGGCGGCAAAGGTGCTGATTTCGACGCCGGGAACGACGATGACGCCAAGCCTCTCTCCTTCGCGCATCGCTTCGTCGACGCCCGCCACCGTATCGTGGTCGGTGATCGCGATTGCGGCAAGCCCGGCTTCCCGGGCCATCCGCACGTTCTCCCGCGGCGGCACGGTGCCGTCCGAAGCGGTCGTGTGCGAGTGCAAATCGGCGAAACCTTCAGAATGATTCGTCATGCAGGTGGCCTTCTTTCTTAGGAAAGTGTAAAACATAACCGTTAAACCGGTGTTAACGGAATGCTCCGGATCTGTAAAAAAAGTTGCGGGTTGTTTAGCATGAGCGAAATATTTGTTATTGCCAATATAAAAATACGCGGCTACAGCCACTGGCTGAGCTCGCGCTCACGCAGAAACGACATGAAGGTGACCGCCGATATCGGCAGCAGCGTGGAATTGAGATAAATCGCATAAAAGCTGCGGGCGAATCTGACGTTTTCCACCTTTTTGATTTGGATGACCCCAAGCGTCACTTCATGCTTCACCGAAGACTGCGAAATGACGGACAGCCCGAGTCCCGCTTCGACGGCCGATTTGACCGCTCCGGTGCTGCCGAGCTCCATCACGATCTTCATATCCGACGCATCGATACCCGCCTTTTTCAGCTCCTCTTCCATCACTTTGCGCGTTCCGGAGCCTTTTTCCCGAAGGACAAAGGGATACTCAAGCATTTCTTCGAGCGTGACGATTTCTTTTTCCGCAAGCGGATGCTGCTTAGGCACGATAAGCGCAAGCTCGTCGCTGAGCAGCGCTTCGGTATGGACATCCGGATGACGCACCTCCGCTTCGACGAGTCCGAAGTTGAGCTGATGATTAAGCACCTCATCCAAAATTTGCGTCGTGTTGATCACCTTCATGCTCACCGAAATATTCGGATATTCCTTGCTGAACGGACCGAGCAGCCGCGGAAGTATATACTCCCCGATCGTCAGACTCGCCCCCAGGTGAAGGCGCCCTTCCAGCATATGGGTAAAACGCGACATGCTCATATCGGTTTCTTTCATCAGCTCGATGCTGCGCTTGGCATAAGGCAGAAGCGTACGTCCGGCTTCCGACAGCTCGATTTTTTTCGTGGAGCGGTGAAACAGTTTCGTACCGAAATAATCTTCCAGCGACTGCACCTGCATCGTCACGGCGGGCTGAGTCATATGCAGCGCTTGTGCCGCATGGGAAAAGCTGCCTTTTTCCGCAACCGTGTAAAAAATATGCAGCTGGTGAAAATTGAGTGCCATATGGCGTCAACCGCCTTTCTTTCTCCTGATTATACCATCCGCGCGGCTTGTATGACAAAAAAAGAACGTCCGCCGAACCCGGCTGGACGTTCCATCATACAATGCATTATCTTCGTTTGCGGCTGTTCTTGATCAGCGTCATTCGCCTGGAGTGGCGAAGCCAGGAGTAATACGATTTCAAATCGCGAAGCTCGATCGTTTCCGACATTCTTCCCAAAAAAGTGACAACAATCATTTTGTGAAGCGGATTGCCGGCAATGTCGGTTTCCTTCTCCAGCACGGAAAATTCGGCGACCATAACCAGGTCTTCGTCGATCAGGTAAACGTCTTTTTCGTTTCTATAGTAAGGCCGGATATGACCTGTTTTCAGCTTGCTCCAAAGAAATTCGCAGATGTCCTCGAAGCCGGTTTTGGCGGTTTCCACGCGGTCGGCCCAGCGCTGGCGGGCATGGTTCGTGATGACGATGTCGGCGATTTTTTTATCTCCAAGAGAAACGTGAAACGGCTCGTAGTTGCTCCATCTGTTCATGATCTTGTCTCTCATCATCTCATTCTCCTCTCGAGATAAAATTAGGCCAAAATGCCCACGTATGTAATCACGTTCAATTCTACTTGATTTCTGCAGCTTTTCCAAATTAAAAATTCTTTATAAT
The window above is part of the Paenibacillus hamazuiensis genome. Proteins encoded here:
- the galU gene encoding UTP--glucose-1-phosphate uridylyltransferase GalU, with the translated sequence MKITKAIIPAAGLGTRFLPATKAQPKEMLPIVDKPAIQYIVEEAIASGIEDIMIVTGRNKRAIEDHFDKSVELEANLEEKGNEELLRIVQEVSNLADVHYIRQKQPLGLGHAVLTARKFIGDEPFAVLLGDDIMVSDPPALKRMIDIHEATGTSVIAVQEVPWDEVHKYGIVSPAVRKEPYPYIQDLIEKPDRAAAPSNLAVIGRYVITPDIFDILEKCAPGRGGEIQLTDALRILNGRQQMVAYMLEGKRYDVGDKLGFIEATIEFALERPELQNDLKLYLQELVKRWPSE
- a CDS encoding PHP domain-containing protein, which produces MTNHSEGFADLHSHTTASDGTVPPRENVRMAREAGLAAIAITDHDTVAGVDEAMREGERLGVIVVPGVEISTFAAGQDIHVLGLFIDHTDPKLLARLAELRSVRENRNEMLLRRLAELGLPVTMEEIEAGRGLSDKDGETIGRPHIAAVMVAKGYVRTISEAFEKYLGKGGTAYVNPPRIHPRTAVEWILEAGGTPVLAHPGLYDADELIPELARGGLKGLEVYHSDHIPEQEAHYAELAKQLQLIATAGSDFHGERSGEMFHAPIGARKISAQVLEKLRRKSF
- a CDS encoding selenium metabolism-associated LysR family transcriptional regulator is translated as MALNFHQLHIFYTVAEKGSFSHAAQALHMTQPAVTMQVQSLEDYFGTKLFHRSTKKIELSEAGRTLLPYAKRSIELMKETDMSMSRFTHMLEGRLHLGASLTIGEYILPRLLGPFSKEYPNISVSMKVINTTQILDEVLNHQLNFGLVEAEVRHPDVHTEALLSDELALIVPKQHPLAEKEIVTLEEMLEYPFVLREKGSGTRKVMEEELKKAGIDASDMKIVMELGSTGAVKSAVEAGLGLSVISQSSVKHEVTLGVIQIKKVENVRFARSFYAIYLNSTLLPISAVTFMSFLRERELSQWL